One Lachnospiraceae bacterium C1.1 genomic region harbors:
- a CDS encoding flagellar hook-basal body complex protein FliE: MDIGKLYNVSSPIIGQAELDARKAEGISDGKFASILDAAKQQLDETNSYLNNEEEEEVKFALGLTDNAHDLAIAQAKAKASLQYTVALRDKFLEAYKEIIQIQM, translated from the coding sequence ATGGATATTGGAAAGCTTTATAACGTTTCTTCACCGATAATCGGTCAGGCGGAGCTTGACGCCCGGAAGGCTGAGGGGATTTCCGACGGAAAGTTCGCATCAATTCTTGATGCTGCAAAACAGCAGCTCGACGAAACAAATTCATATCTAAACAATGAGGAAGAAGAGGAGGTCAAGTTCGCACTTGGTCTCACAGATAATGCGCATGATCTTGCAATCGCACAGGCAAAGGCAAAGGCTTCTCTTCAGTATACAGTTGCGCTTCGCGACAAATTTCTTGAGGCATATAAAGAGATAATCCAGATTCAGATGTAA
- the dprA gene encoding DNA-processing protein DprA, giving the protein MQNYEENEIRYLTAFDDEFPDKLRFIPNAPDGIYVKGALPDPDKPSVAIIGARDCSAYGASMAKYFAESLSDAGVQIISGMARGIDGIAQKAAVEAGHSSFGVLGSGIDVIYPKQNKDLFERIVEKGGLISEYPPSTQAIARNFPLRNRIISALSDVILVVESKIKSGTSITVKRAIEQGKDVYAIPGRISDPLSSGCLKLIEDGAGIALAPSSILGAMGIFDTEESEFKISSKVPLSKKEARVYKVLDLYPRSLEELSNMSDLSLPDLISVLLQLELKGVATEVGKNNYIKIL; this is encoded by the coding sequence ATGCAGAACTATGAAGAAAACGAGATAAGATATCTGACGGCATTTGACGACGAATTCCCCGATAAATTAAGGTTTATACCAAATGCTCCTGACGGGATATACGTTAAGGGCGCTCTACCCGATCCGGATAAACCCTCTGTTGCCATCATAGGTGCAAGGGACTGTTCCGCCTACGGAGCCTCAATGGCCAAATACTTCGCGGAATCGCTTTCCGATGCCGGTGTTCAGATAATAAGCGGAATGGCTCGCGGCATTGACGGCATCGCCCAGAAAGCTGCCGTTGAAGCCGGGCATTCAAGCTTCGGTGTCCTCGGAAGCGGTATAGATGTCATATATCCGAAGCAGAACAAGGATTTATTCGAAAGAATAGTTGAAAAGGGCGGACTCATTTCAGAGTATCCCCCTTCCACTCAGGCAATCGCCAGAAATTTTCCATTAAGAAACAGGATCATCTCGGCTCTGTCAGATGTGATCCTCGTTGTGGAGTCAAAAATTAAATCAGGCACTTCAATAACTGTAAAGCGTGCCATAGAACAGGGAAAAGATGTATATGCCATTCCGGGCAGGATCAGTGACCCGCTTAGCTCCGGCTGCCTAAAGCTTATCGAGGACGGAGCAGGGATAGCTCTTGCCCCCTCAAGTATACTTGGCGCTATGGGTATTTTCGACACTGAAGAAAGCGAGTTTAAGATCAGCTCGAAGGTTCCCCTCAGCAAAAAAGAAGCCAGGGTTTATAAGGTTCTCGATCTCTATCCAAGAAGCCTCGAAGAGCTCTCCAACATGTCGGATCTATCGCTTCCCGACTTAATCTCGGTACTCCTCCAGCTCGAACTAAAAGGAGTCGCCACCGAAGTCGGCAAAAACAACTATATCAAAATCCTATAG
- a CDS encoding YifB family Mg chelatase-like AAA ATPase, translating to MFSSIKTVALYGMDAIMVSAEADISSGGLPVFEMVGFLGSEVKESRERIKTAMKNSSYILPPKRITVNLSPADVRKSGSSYDLAVALSLLTSMGIVDEEALKNTAVAGELSLSGDVKAINGVLPMVLEAKKNGCSSFIVPADNAAEGGSVEGIDIIGVTSLEETISYLNGDIKIEPTFFSLRDALKKKNNSTADFRDVHGQALCRRGLEVAVAGMHNILLIGPPGSGKSMMAKCIPSILPPLSVDECLEISKIYSIAGLLGKEGIISERPFVSPHHTISPQALAGGGKIPKPGAVSLAHRGVLFLDEFPEFNSSSLEILRQPIEDKTIRVQRTAGSCIFPTDFLLIAAMNPCKCGYYPDRKKCSCSAIQIKKYLSKISGPLLDRIDICVESAEVDFRELMGEHEEAESSEKIRERISDAAEIQRKRFEGSGLHFNSDIGIRDIKKYCKIGLKEEKLIQNAFNKTGFSARSFHRVLKTARTIADLDHSDNISTKHLSEAIIYKGLDRRYWNAEL from the coding sequence ATGTTCAGCAGCATTAAAACTGTTGCGCTCTACGGCATGGATGCTATCATGGTCTCAGCCGAGGCCGATATCTCCTCAGGAGGACTGCCCGTTTTTGAAATGGTAGGTTTTCTCGGAAGTGAGGTAAAGGAGTCCCGTGAGCGCATAAAAACTGCAATGAAAAACAGTTCCTATATTCTTCCGCCAAAGCGGATAACTGTCAATCTTTCACCTGCAGATGTCAGAAAAAGCGGATCATCCTATGATCTGGCAGTTGCCCTCTCCCTTCTGACTTCGATGGGAATAGTGGATGAAGAAGCTTTGAAAAACACGGCGGTAGCCGGAGAACTTAGTCTTTCCGGTGATGTCAAGGCTATTAACGGCGTGCTTCCCATGGTTCTTGAAGCTAAGAAAAACGGCTGCAGCAGTTTTATCGTTCCTGCTGATAATGCAGCAGAGGGCGGATCGGTTGAAGGAATAGACATCATAGGCGTAACAAGTCTCGAAGAGACCATATCTTATTTAAATGGAGATATAAAGATCGAACCGACATTTTTTTCTCTCCGAGATGCACTTAAAAAGAAAAATAATTCCACGGCAGATTTCCGTGATGTCCACGGACAGGCTTTATGTCGTAGAGGTTTGGAAGTTGCCGTAGCAGGAATGCACAATATTCTCCTTATCGGACCTCCCGGCAGCGGTAAATCAATGATGGCAAAATGCATCCCTTCTATTCTTCCGCCCCTGTCTGTTGACGAATGTCTTGAGATTTCAAAAATCTACAGCATCGCAGGTCTTTTAGGTAAAGAAGGCATCATCAGTGAAAGGCCTTTTGTAAGCCCTCATCACACCATTTCTCCTCAGGCACTTGCAGGCGGAGGAAAGATTCCAAAGCCCGGAGCAGTAAGTCTGGCGCACAGAGGTGTCCTTTTCTTAGACGAATTTCCCGAATTTAACAGCTCATCTTTAGAAATCCTAAGGCAGCCCATAGAGGACAAGACCATAAGGGTTCAAAGAACAGCAGGTTCATGTATATTCCCCACAGACTTTCTCCTTATCGCTGCAATGAATCCCTGCAAATGCGGATATTATCCAGATCGAAAAAAATGCAGCTGCAGCGCTATTCAAATAAAAAAATATCTTTCTAAGATAAGCGGTCCTCTTCTCGACAGGATCGATATCTGCGTGGAATCTGCCGAGGTTGATTTCCGGGAACTCATGGGCGAACACGAGGAAGCTGAATCTTCCGAAAAAATAAGGGAAAGAATATCTGATGCAGCCGAGATCCAGAGAAAACGCTTTGAAGGCAGCGGTCTGCACTTTAATTCAGATATCGGAATCCGGGATATAAAGAAATACTGCAAAATAGGGCTCAAAGAGGAGAAGCTTATCCAGAATGCCTTTAATAAGACAGGATTTTCTGCAAGATCCTTCCACCGTGTACTTAAGACAGCGCGTACCATAGCTGATCTGGATCACTCGGATAATATCAGCACTAAGCACCTGAGCGAAGCAATTATCTATAAAGGACTTGACAGGAGATACTGGAATGCAGAACTATGA
- the codY gene encoding GTP-sensing pleiotropic transcriptional regulator CodY: protein MSSVELLDKTRKINRLLHDNKKTKVVFNDICECMGKLIDSCSFVLSRKGKMLGSFNDKVAEDILPFNDEVGEFIRPEINSRLLEVLSTQENVNTETLGLKMPGEDKWYMMVAPIYIAGERLGTLVVCRNTDNYSIDDIIVTEYTTTVVGLEIMRSESEEHAEEDRRVRNIRSAISSLSSSESKAMKQVLSELDSNEGIIVASRIADEVGITRSVIVNGLRKLESAGIIECHSSGMRGTFIKILNDDIQTEIYS, encoded by the coding sequence TTGAGCAGCGTAGAATTACTTGATAAGACAAGAAAGATTAACAGATTATTGCACGATAACAAAAAGACCAAGGTTGTCTTTAATGATATTTGTGAGTGCATGGGTAAACTCATTGATTCATGTTCTTTTGTACTTTCAAGAAAAGGTAAGATGCTTGGAAGCTTTAATGATAAAGTTGCAGAGGACATACTTCCTTTCAATGATGAAGTGGGAGAATTTATAAGACCTGAGATAAATTCCAGACTTTTAGAGGTTCTTTCGACCCAGGAAAATGTAAATACCGAAACACTTGGACTTAAGATGCCTGGAGAAGATAAATGGTATATGATGGTAGCTCCTATATATATCGCCGGTGAAAGACTCGGAACCCTGGTAGTCTGCAGAAATACCGATAATTACTCCATAGATGATATTATTGTAACAGAGTATACTACAACAGTTGTAGGACTTGAGATAATGCGTTCTGAGAGTGAAGAGCATGCAGAAGAGGACAGAAGAGTCAGAAATATCCGCTCTGCAATATCATCTCTTTCTAGCTCCGAGTCAAAGGCTATGAAACAGGTACTGAGCGAGCTTGATTCCAATGAGGGAATCATTGTGGCTTCAAGGATCGCAGACGAAGTGGGAATTACACGTTCAGTTATCGTTAATGGTCTCAGAAAGCTTGAGAGTGCCGGTATCATAGAGTGCCATTCATCAGGTATGAGAGGAACCTTTATAAAGATCCTCAATGATGATATTCAGACAGAGATTTATTCATAA
- the flgB gene encoding flagellar basal body rod protein FlgB: MINTDIYNYINVLDKAADASALRNKAIANNIANVDTPLYKRQDVSFANEFERALRHSRFKSLDDKIDNLNIDHLHGRVYTDAIGYSYRLDGNNVDIDTENAEMAKNQLTYSGITQSMTAEFQNILSVCK; encoded by the coding sequence ATGATAAATACGGATATCTACAACTATATAAATGTGCTGGATAAGGCAGCAGATGCATCAGCTTTGAGAAACAAGGCCATAGCAAATAATATTGCAAATGTCGATACACCGCTTTACAAAAGACAGGATGTATCTTTTGCGAATGAATTTGAGCGGGCTTTAAGGCATTCACGTTTCAAGAGCCTTGATGACAAGATTGACAACCTCAACATTGACCATCTTCACGGTCGGGTATATACCGATGCGATAGGTTATTCCTACAGACTCGATGGAAATAACGTCGATATTGATACCGAGAACGCAGAGATGGCAAAGAACCAGCTTACATATTCAGGTATTACCCAGAGTATGACGGCAGAATTCCAGAATATCTTATCTGTATGTAAGTAA
- the flgC gene encoding flagellar basal body rod protein FlgC, with translation MAVFDSFGINASGLTAERYRMDIISQNVANANTTRTDDGEPYTRKVVTFREKNDPHASFSAYLASNQSKYNRTGMLGVKVGGVYEDAHTDYKMVYDPSHPDADENGYVTYPNVNIISEMTNLIDASRAYEANATAFNSSKAIVQTGLNVGKT, from the coding sequence ATGGCAGTATTTGACAGTTTCGGCATAAATGCATCAGGTTTGACAGCTGAAAGATACCGTATGGATATCATTTCCCAAAATGTGGCAAATGCGAATACAACTCGTACGGATGACGGCGAACCATATACCAGGAAGGTTGTTACCTTCAGGGAGAAAAATGATCCGCATGCATCCTTCAGCGCATATCTGGCTTCAAATCAGAGTAAGTACAACAGAACAGGAATGCTTGGAGTAAAGGTTGGTGGTGTCTACGAGGATGCCCACACCGATTACAAAATGGTATATGATCCGTCACATCCAGATGCGGATGAAAACGGTTATGTGACATATCCGAATGTAAATATTATTTCGGAGATGACAAATCTTATAGATGCGAGCAGGGCTTATGAGGCAAATGCAACGGCATTTAACTCAAGCAAAGCGATAGTTCAGACAGGATTGAATGTCGGAAAGACATGA
- the topA gene encoding type I DNA topoisomerase has product MAKNLVIVESPAKVKTIKKFLGKNYSVVASMGHVRDLPKSQMGIDIDNDFEPKYITIRGKGELLSELRKEAKKADTIYLATDPDREGEAISWHLRTALKLDGVDSKKKVERITFNEITKTAVKNSLKSPRDIDMNLVDAQQARRVLDRMVGYSISPLLWAKVKRGLSAGRVQSVALRIICERENEINAFIPEEYWTIEGKFAVKGEKKPLEAKFHGSLKEKLAIKTKDDADAIIKYCKKASYKVADVKNGERVRKAPLPFTTSTLQQEASSVLNFSTQKTMRIAQQLYEGIDVGSGTVGLISYLRTDSTRISEDAKEMAADYIEKNYGKEYLAAPNRKKSDAKKIQDAHEAIRPTDLDRSPTEIKDSLSRDQFRLYQLIWKRFIASQMAPARYATRNVKIQAGDKYIFTASASKIKFAGFMNVYTESGEEKSSGNVISGEISSDSEISCSEIEGKQHFTNPSPHYTEASLVKALEELGIGRPSTYAPIITTLLARRYITKEQKNIYVTEIGTAVDKILEEAFPGIVDVNFTANFETLLDGVEAGKVKWKTIIENFYPDLEKAVDKAEKEIEEVEIRDEVTDVICEECGRNMVVKYGPHGKFLGCPGFPECRNTKPYFEKIGVKCPKCGNEIVMRMTNKGRRFYGCLGYPECDFTSWPRPSKKKCPDCGGLMVEKGKKLVCINDECKKVIDREEEED; this is encoded by the coding sequence ATGGCAAAAAATCTTGTTATCGTCGAGTCACCGGCTAAGGTGAAGACAATAAAAAAATTTTTAGGAAAAAATTATTCGGTAGTTGCTTCAATGGGTCATGTCAGAGACCTTCCCAAAAGCCAGATGGGAATTGACATAGATAATGACTTCGAGCCCAAGTATATAACGATCAGGGGCAAGGGAGAGCTTTTATCAGAGCTTAGGAAAGAAGCAAAAAAGGCAGATACGATTTATCTCGCAACTGACCCGGACCGTGAGGGAGAGGCCATTTCATGGCATTTGCGTACGGCATTAAAGCTTGATGGCGTAGATTCAAAGAAAAAAGTTGAAAGAATTACTTTCAATGAAATAACAAAGACAGCTGTTAAGAATTCACTTAAGAGTCCCAGAGATATAGATATGAATCTCGTTGATGCCCAGCAGGCAAGACGAGTGCTCGACAGAATGGTGGGTTACAGTATTTCGCCTCTGCTCTGGGCAAAGGTAAAGAGAGGTCTTTCGGCAGGAAGAGTTCAGTCTGTTGCATTGAGGATCATATGCGAGAGAGAAAATGAGATCAATGCTTTTATCCCTGAAGAATACTGGACAATAGAAGGAAAATTTGCCGTTAAGGGTGAAAAGAAGCCTCTGGAGGCAAAGTTCCATGGAAGCCTGAAAGAGAAGCTCGCGATAAAGACAAAAGATGATGCTGATGCGATAATCAAATATTGCAAAAAAGCTTCCTATAAAGTAGCAGATGTTAAGAATGGTGAAAGAGTCCGTAAGGCTCCGCTGCCATTTACAACAAGTACACTGCAGCAGGAGGCATCTTCTGTATTGAATTTCTCTACTCAGAAAACAATGAGGATCGCCCAGCAGTTATATGAAGGAATAGATGTCGGAAGTGGTACAGTCGGACTTATTTCTTATCTTCGTACGGATTCAACACGTATATCTGAAGATGCAAAGGAAATGGCTGCTGATTATATCGAGAAAAATTATGGTAAGGAATATCTTGCCGCGCCCAACAGAAAGAAATCCGATGCAAAAAAAATCCAGGATGCTCACGAAGCAATCCGCCCTACAGATTTAGACAGGAGCCCTACAGAGATAAAGGACAGCCTTTCAAGAGACCAGTTCAGGCTCTATCAGCTCATCTGGAAGAGATTTATAGCAAGCCAGATGGCACCGGCGCGCTATGCTACGAGAAATGTTAAGATCCAGGCAGGAGACAAATATATCTTCACTGCTTCGGCTTCAAAAATAAAGTTTGCCGGTTTCATGAATGTTTATACCGAGAGCGGTGAAGAGAAGAGCAGCGGAAATGTTATTTCCGGGGAGATATCGTCAGACAGTGAGATATCCTGCAGCGAGATCGAAGGAAAACAGCATTTTACAAACCCGAGTCCGCATTATACAGAGGCTTCACTTGTTAAGGCGCTTGAGGAACTAGGTATAGGACGTCCAAGTACTTATGCTCCTATAATAACAACGCTCCTTGCGAGAAGATATATTACCAAAGAGCAGAAAAATATATACGTTACCGAGATCGGAACTGCAGTTGATAAAATTTTAGAAGAAGCGTTCCCCGGTATCGTAGATGTGAATTTTACCGCAAATTTCGAGACTTTGCTTGACGGAGTAGAGGCCGGTAAGGTAAAATGGAAAACTATTATAGAAAATTTTTATCCTGATCTTGAAAAAGCTGTAGACAAGGCTGAAAAAGAGATAGAAGAAGTTGAGATCCGCGACGAGGTAACAGATGTTATCTGTGAAGAATGCGGAAGAAACATGGTTGTCAAATACGGTCCTCATGGTAAGTTCTTAGGCTGCCCGGGATTCCCGGAATGCAGAAATACCAAGCCGTATTTTGAAAAGATAGGCGTTAAATGTCCTAAGTGCGGCAATGAGATTGTCATGAGAATGACAAATAAAGGTCGCCGTTTTTATGGATGTCTTGGTTATCCGGAATGTGATTTCACAAGCTGGCCGAGACCGTCTAAGAAAAAATGCCCTGACTGTGGCGGGTTAATGGTAGAAAAAGGTAAGAAACTCGTTTGTATCAACGATGAGTGTAAAAAGGTTATTGACAGAGAAGAGGAAGAAGATTGA